One Natrinema salaciae genomic region harbors:
- the samp2 gene encoding ubiquitin-like small modifier protein SAMP2, producing the protein MHVTVDVKGEDSYELELEAVAGAADADATPTYADLLREVELSPHEVSVLVDGRPVPEDQPVESDHVTVLRLIKGG; encoded by the coding sequence ATGCACGTCACCGTCGACGTCAAGGGCGAGGACAGCTACGAACTCGAGCTCGAGGCGGTGGCGGGAGCCGCGGACGCCGACGCGACGCCGACCTACGCGGACCTGCTCCGCGAGGTCGAGTTGAGCCCTCACGAGGTGAGCGTCCTCGTCGACGGCCGCCCGGTGCCCGAGGACCAGCCCGTCGAGAGCGACCACGTGACGGTGTTGCGCCTGATCAAGGGCGGCTGA
- a CDS encoding bactofilin family protein, giving the protein MSENDSLSWLVVVLVALVAVGTVPATGAAQTDAQTGGTVVVEEGETVDSLEAFGGSVIVRGTVDGDVSAVGGDVRIERTGEVGGNLEAAGGSVTIAGTVAGDVDVGAGSFTVTEAGTVGGTVTAGAGTVTIDGTLEGNAEIGAETIRLGETASIAGDLRYDGNLEGNTDAVAGDVQEDASLGVDVAPTIQPVASWLFAVYALAVNLLLGAALLALFPRFSDGVADRVASGPLRSGLVGLGVFVGIPVLLVALAITVVGIPLSLIGGFVFALLLWVGIIYGRFAVAAWLLSLVGLGNRWLALVVGLVAGAALSLLPVPIVGEAIDLLVLLLGLGALVRGLFGHWRAARNRDRERRVGPDEPTAD; this is encoded by the coding sequence ATGTCCGAGAACGATTCGCTATCGTGGCTCGTCGTCGTGCTGGTCGCCCTCGTCGCCGTCGGTACCGTGCCGGCGACGGGGGCCGCCCAGACCGACGCGCAGACCGGCGGCACGGTCGTCGTCGAGGAGGGTGAGACGGTCGACAGCCTCGAGGCGTTCGGCGGGAGCGTCATCGTCCGCGGGACCGTCGACGGCGACGTCAGCGCCGTCGGGGGAGACGTCCGGATCGAGCGCACGGGCGAGGTCGGCGGCAATCTCGAGGCCGCCGGCGGGAGCGTGACCATCGCTGGGACCGTCGCCGGCGACGTCGACGTCGGAGCGGGCAGCTTCACCGTCACCGAGGCCGGCACCGTCGGGGGCACCGTCACGGCCGGTGCCGGGACCGTGACGATCGACGGCACGCTCGAGGGCAACGCCGAAATCGGTGCCGAAACGATCCGACTGGGAGAGACCGCGTCTATCGCGGGCGATCTGCGGTACGACGGGAACCTCGAGGGGAACACCGACGCAGTCGCCGGCGACGTCCAGGAGGACGCCTCGCTCGGTGTCGACGTCGCGCCGACGATACAACCCGTCGCGTCGTGGCTGTTCGCGGTCTACGCGCTGGCGGTCAACCTGCTGCTCGGTGCCGCGTTGCTCGCGCTGTTCCCGCGGTTCTCCGACGGCGTCGCCGACCGCGTCGCGTCGGGTCCGCTCCGCTCCGGGCTCGTCGGACTGGGCGTCTTCGTCGGGATTCCCGTCCTCCTGGTCGCGCTCGCGATCACCGTCGTCGGCATCCCGCTGTCGCTGATCGGCGGCTTCGTGTTCGCCCTGTTGCTCTGGGTCGGCATTATCTACGGCCGCTTCGCCGTCGCCGCCTGGCTCCTCTCGCTGGTCGGCCTCGGCAACCGCTGGCTCGCGCTCGTCGTCGGGCTGGTCGCCGGTGCCGCCCTCTCCCTGCTTCCCGTTCCGATCGTCGGCGAGGCGATCGATCTGCTCGTCCTCCTGCTGGGACTGGGGGCGCTCGTCCGCGGGCTGTTCGGCCACTGGCGCGCCGCCCGCAACCGAGATCGAGAGCGCCGCGTCGGTCCCGACGAACCGACCGCGGACTGA